One window of the Shewanella litorisediminis genome contains the following:
- a CDS encoding lipopolysaccharide biosynthesis protein — protein sequence MGLRTNVALYSVGNLVVALVPFILIPFMTNVFDPETYGLITMFQVIVGLLSIVVGLSMNGPLLRFNYNKNLTEKGIVNYFYNSWLIYIVSVLLVLFMIYLYGARIANFIEIQERLIWLSLIAATLYYPIKILLGQLQVKEEAKKYVSIQLILSFMFILTFFAFYYLLYQDLRSRIYSYIFTIVPVCIFSIFLLRRYNCLNLGKYSFSTVKDILLQSVGILPHLLGVYIISFVDRFIANKYLGTEAVGILMLSIQISLVLNIIFDGINKALNPRLFRALRDDDYTEKLLFARGTLVLVILLILCSVPFSYISSKLILLFTDSSYHYAAEIVKYSIVTQLINGIYLAFVNYIVYSKKLWLLSVVSIITGVGAAVLSVIYVEQYGLVAIVYSSMLAAIIRTISAVVISTKLVKMPWNMVFKV from the coding sequence ATGGGGCTAAGAACTAATGTTGCTCTTTATTCCGTAGGAAACTTAGTAGTAGCCTTAGTTCCGTTTATATTAATACCATTTATGACGAATGTTTTCGATCCTGAAACATACGGATTGATAACAATGTTTCAAGTTATAGTGGGCCTGTTAAGTATTGTTGTCGGCCTTTCCATGAACGGACCTTTATTGAGGTTTAATTACAACAAGAATTTAACCGAGAAAGGAATTGTAAATTACTTCTATAATTCATGGTTGATTTATATAGTCAGTGTTTTATTAGTGTTGTTCATGATATATCTATATGGTGCAAGGATTGCAAATTTCATTGAAATTCAAGAACGCTTGATATGGTTGTCACTTATTGCTGCCACTTTATATTATCCAATTAAAATATTATTGGGGCAGCTGCAGGTTAAAGAAGAGGCAAAAAAATATGTGTCGATACAACTTATATTATCATTTATGTTTATATTGACATTTTTCGCTTTCTATTACCTTTTATATCAGGATCTTCGTTCAAGAATTTACTCTTATATATTTACAATTGTTCCTGTCTGTATTTTTTCAATTTTTCTTTTACGAAGATATAATTGCTTGAATTTAGGCAAGTATTCGTTTTCAACCGTTAAAGACATACTATTGCAATCGGTTGGTATTTTACCTCATTTACTCGGGGTCTACATAATTTCATTTGTAGATAGGTTTATTGCAAACAAATATCTTGGGACAGAGGCTGTTGGTATTTTGATGTTATCAATTCAAATATCATTAGTGCTAAACATTATTTTTGATGGAATAAACAAAGCATTAAACCCAAGGCTATTTCGTGCACTGAGAGATGATGATTATACGGAAAAATTACTTTTTGCGAGAGGGACTTTAGTACTTGTTATATTGTTGATACTTTGTAGTGTACCATTCTCTTATATTTCTTCTAAATTGATATTGTTATTCACAGATAGCAGCTATCACTACGCTGCTGAGATTGTTAAATACTCAATAGTAACACAATTGATTAATGGGATTTATTTGGCCTTTGTTAATTATATTGTGTATTCAAAGAAGCTTTGGTTATTATCTGTAGTGTCAATAATTACAGGAGTCGGAGCGGCTGTTTTAAGTGTCATTTATGTTGAGCAGTATGGATTAGTTGCGATAGTGTACTCATCCATGTTGGCTGCCATCATACGAACTATTTCAGCCGTTGTTATATCTACTAAATTAGTAAAGATGCCATGGAATATGGTTTTTAAGGTGTAA
- the pseI gene encoding pseudaminic acid synthase, with protein sequence MTPFITIDGRKIGPDYPPYIIAELSANHNGDINRAFQIMEEAKKAGADAIKLQTYTHETITMDCDSEDFQIHGGLWDGQTLYELYKGAHMPWEWHKPLFEKAKQLGITIFSSPFDFTAVDLLEELDAPAYKIASFELIDLPLIKRVAQTGKPMIMSTGMANEVEIAEAIKTAKENGCQELVVLHCVSGYPAPAEQYNLRTIADIAERFNVLAGLSDHTIDNATAITSVALGACLIEKHVTMDRNGGGVDDSFSLEPQELCALCKDTKIAWSALGKVNYERTEAEKGNVKFRRSLYVVKDIAKGEEFTPENIRSIRPGFGINPKYYYKVLGTKSTQDLTAGTPLHQKHFI encoded by the coding sequence ATGACGCCATTTATAACCATTGACGGCCGCAAAATCGGTCCGGATTATCCTCCCTATATTATTGCAGAACTTTCCGCTAATCATAATGGTGATATCAACCGTGCTTTCCAAATTATGGAAGAAGCAAAAAAGGCGGGGGCTGATGCGATCAAATTACAAACTTATACCCACGAAACAATCACTATGGATTGTGACTCTGAGGACTTCCAAATTCATGGAGGCTTATGGGATGGTCAGACCCTGTACGAACTTTATAAGGGAGCGCATATGCCTTGGGAGTGGCATAAGCCGCTCTTTGAGAAAGCCAAACAGCTAGGCATAACCATATTTAGCTCTCCGTTTGATTTCACAGCGGTTGACCTTTTAGAAGAACTGGATGCGCCAGCGTATAAAATCGCTTCTTTCGAGTTGATAGACTTGCCCTTGATTAAGCGAGTAGCACAGACGGGCAAGCCAATGATTATGTCAACAGGCATGGCAAACGAAGTGGAGATTGCAGAGGCTATCAAGACAGCGAAAGAGAATGGTTGTCAGGAACTCGTGGTACTTCACTGTGTGAGTGGTTACCCAGCGCCTGCCGAACAATATAATCTCAGAACAATTGCAGATATTGCTGAGCGTTTTAATGTTCTTGCAGGGCTTTCGGATCACACAATAGACAACGCGACGGCGATAACATCAGTGGCGTTGGGGGCTTGTCTGATCGAAAAGCATGTAACTATGGATCGTAATGGTGGAGGTGTTGATGATAGCTTCTCATTAGAACCTCAAGAGCTTTGCGCTTTATGTAAAGATACAAAAATCGCATGGTCAGCGTTAGGCAAAGTCAATTACGAACGAACCGAAGCTGAAAAAGGTAATGTTAAGTTTCGTCGTTCGCTTTACGTTGTAAAAGATATAGCTAAAGGTGAAGAATTTACTCCAGAGAATATTCGCAGTATTCGACCAGGATTTGGGATAAATCCTAAGTATTATTATAAAGTGTTAGGGACTAAATCGACTCAAGATCTCACTGCTGGAACGCCCCTACATCAAAAACATTTTATTTGA